A portion of the Cryptomeria japonica chromosome 5, Sugi_1.0, whole genome shotgun sequence genome contains these proteins:
- the LOC131066553 gene encoding histone H2A → MDSSKKGGRKGGAKKKSVSKSTKAGLQFPVGRISRYLKKGRYAKRVGTGAPVYLAAVMEYLAAEVLELAGNAARDNKKNRIIPRHVLLAVRNDEELGKLLSGVTIAHGGVLPNIHQVLLPKKTAEKAASEAKAPKSPKK, encoded by the exons ATGGATTCGTCAAAGAAGGGAGGAAGGAAGGGAGGAGCAAAGAAGAAATCCGTCTCAAAATCAACTAAAGCCGGCCTGCAGTTTCCTGTTGGAAGAATTAGCAGGTATTTGAAGAAGGGCAGATATGCAAAGAGAGTTGGCACCGGAGCCCCTGTATATCTTGCAGCAGTTATGGAGTATTTAGCAGCTGAG GTGTTGGAATTGGCCGGAAACGCGGCCAGGGACAACAAGAAGAACAGGATAATTCCTCGACATGTGCTCTTGGCCGTGAGGAATGACGAGGAGCTTGGAAAGCTCTTGAGTGGCGTAACTATTGCTCATGGCGGTGTGCTGCCTAACATTCATCAAGTTCTTCTGCCAAAGAAGACCGCTGAAAAGGCTGCTTCTGAGGCTAAGGCTCCTAAGTCGCCCAAGAAGTGA